The genomic window CGCCGCCGGCAAGTGCAGTGGAGCCGGCCGCCTCGCGTGCCTCCAGCGACGAGAGGAGCGCTACCGCATCGGTCACCAGACCGGTGCGCGCCGCAAACAAGCTCAGCTCCCGCAGCACCGAGGGCTGCGTTCGGGCGTCCAGCGCCGGTTCCACGCGTGCGGCCCCCAGCAGATCGGTGACCCGCAGCGCGGCATCGCCGCGCGCCGCACGTCGTTGGCGCACATCCTGCTCCAGCGCACGCAGCCTCGGCGGTGCAAGGCCGAGCACCCGTCTCGATGCCCATCCGTCGAGGTGCGCCCTGCGGAACACCACGCGCCCGCCGGTTTGTTCGCAGGGAATCTCCCCCGCCCGGATCAGTTGCCGGACTTCATCCTCGGAGACATGCAGATACTCTGCCGCCTCCCGTATCCCGAGCGTTCGATGCGGCATGTGCAGACCGGACCATCGCCGGCCCTTCGATGATACCACGGCGGCCGCCGCGTTCGCAGCGTCTAGCCCGCGACGCGGCGCTCCGGCTTCACCACCGCCATCGCCACAACGATCAATGCCCCTCCAATCAAGCTCCAGAGCGTGGGCCGTTCACCCAGCAGCACCAGTGAAAACAAGGTCGCCAGCACCGGTTTCAAAAAGAACATCATCGCGGCCTGCGACGCCGCCAGTTGTCGCATACCGTGGAAGTACGCCCCGTACCCGGCCGCGGTCGCCAACAGCGCAAGATAGAGGATCGCCCACCAATGTCGCGTGGTCGCGATCCGCCAGGGCGCACCATCCAGCAGCCACGTCACCGGCAGCAAACCCGCCGCTCCCATCAGAAATGACCCTGCCGCAACCCACAACGGATCGCGCCGTTCCATCGCTTTTTTCGACAGCAGCGTGTAGAGCGCAAACGCGGTCATCGAGGCCAGCATCAGTGCGACACCGCCCATCGCCCGCCGGTCCAGCCCTCCGTGCCCCGCCAGAAAACACGCCGTGCCCGCCAGCGCCAGACCCAACGCGAGCAGCTGCTCGCGGCGAATGCGCTCCCCGAGCACCGCGGGCGCCATCACCGCGACGATCACCGGATGTGCGCTGAACAAGATCGCCGCCTGGTGTGCGGGCATCCGCGCCACCGCGCCATGATACAAGCCGATGCCCAGCGTAACACCGATCAGCCCCAGCCCCGCCCACTGAACGAGGTCGCGCCCGCCAAGCGTGCGCGCCTCCCGTCCCGCCATCGCCCCCGCCGCCGGCAACAGCGCAAGCCCGCCGATCAAAAACCTCCAGAACGCCAGCTGCAGAGGGGGCCGGACCGGTGAGATCGCCTTCGCGACCACTTCGATCGTGCTGAACAACGCAACCGCGCACGCGAGCCACACGAATCCGAGCATGTCGCGCGTCACGGCTGCGACGGCGACGCCCCTCCGGTCAGAGGCCATTGCCGTTGGCGTCCGCGATCTGGATTGGCACCGGCACCGCCTGCCAGATCTGCTCCGCGTACTCCCGCACCGTCCGGTCGCTCGAAAACCATCCCATCCGAGCAACATTCAGCACCGCACGCCGCGTCCACTCTTCGGGTTGCCGCCACAGCGCCGACACCTGCCCCTGACAGTCCACATAGCTCCGGAAATCCGCCAGATGAAAATACCGGTCCCCCGCCTCGACCAATTGCTGCCACAGCTCAATGAACAGATCTGGCTGCTCCGGAATGAACTCGTTGCGCCGGATCGCTTCCATCACCCGGGCCAGTTCCGCATCCCTGGACAGATACTCCACCGGCCGATACCGACCGCTGTCCCGAAGTTCGGCAATCTCTTCCGCGCGAAGCCCGAAAATGAAGACGTTCTCGACGCCCACCGATTCCGCAATCTCAATATTGGCGCCATCCCACGTTCCAATGGTCAGCGCGCCATTGAGCGCCAGCTTCATGTTCCCGGTGCCCGACGCCTCCATCCCCGCGGTTGAAATCTGCTCCGAGAGATCCGCGGCGGGCATGATCGTTTCCGCCAACGAAACCCGGTAGTCCGGCAGAAACACCACCTTCAACCGTCCGGCGACATCCGGGTCACGGTTCACCATTCGCGCGACACTGTTGATGAGCTTGATGATGCGTTTCGCAATGTGGTAGCTCGGCGCCGCTTTCGCGCCAAACACAAACACCCGCGGCACGATGTCGAGATCCGGGCGGTCCTTCAGGCGGTGAAACAGCGCAATGATGTGCATCACGTTCAGCAGCTGCCGCTTATACTCATGCAGCCGCTTCACCTGCACATCGAACATCGCGTTCGGATCTACCGTCTCCCCGCAGAGACGGCGGATCAGTTGCGCGAGCCGCAGCTTGTTTCGCCGCTTCACCTCACGAAACTGCTCGCGGAACCCCGCATCGTCCGCGAAGGGCTCGAGGGCCCGCAGCGCCTCGGGCTGCTGGATCCACGCCTCGCCAATTGCCCCGCGGATCAGCTCGGCCAGCTCCGGATTACAGGACAGCAGCCAGCGCCGGTGGTTGATACCGTTGGTCTTGTTATTGAAACGCTCCGGCCACATGTCCACGAAGTGCGGCAACAGCCGGCGCTTCAGGAGCTCGCTGTGCAGCGTCGAGACCCCGTTCACCGAGTGGCTGCCCACCACCGCCAGGTTCGTCATGCGCACCTGCTTCGGCTGGGTCTCTTCGATCAGCGAGATCTCTCGCACTTTCGTGATGTCGCCGGGGAACCGCGCCTCCACCTTTTGCAGCACACGCGCGTTGATATCGTAGATGATCTGGAGATGGCGTGGGAGCACCCGTTCGAGCAGATCTACCGGCCACTTCTCCAGCGCCTCCGGCAACAACGTGTGGTTCGTGTAGGCGAACGTCTTCGTGGTGATATCCCAGGCGGTGTCCCAGGGCAGGTCTGTTTCGTCGAGGAAGTACCGCATCAGCTCGACCACCGCGAGCGCCGGATGTGTGTCGTTCATGTGGATCGCGTTCTTTTTGGGGAACAGCGACCAGTCGGAGTGGTTCTTCAGGTAGCGGCGGATGAGGTCACGGATCGAGCAGGTGACCAGAAAATACTCCTGGATCAGTCGAAGCTCCTTGCCGGCGTACACAAAGTCCGAAGGATACAGCACCTTCGTGATCGTCTCCGCCCAGTTTTCGCTCTCGACCGCCTTCACGTACTCCCCACGGTTGAAGACGTCCAGCCGGAATCCCTCCGACGCACGTGACGCCCACAGTCGCAGCAGGTTCGCCGTCTTGCAGCCGTGTCCGATCACCGCGATGTCATGCGGGACACCCTCGATCATCTGCCAGTCCGTCCACACGTGCCGCTCGCGCCCGCCGGGTCCCGGCACCTTCCGGACCCGCCCGTAGAGCAGCACCGGCACGGTGTACTCCGGCCGCACCGCCTCCCACGGTGTGCCGTACTTCAGCCAGTCGTCCGGCTTTTCCACCTGCCAGCCATCGTCGAACTCCTGCTTGAAGATCCCATGCTCGTACCGCAGGCCGTAGCCGTAGCCCGGCAGCTGCAGCGCCGCCATCGACTCCAGAAAACACGCCGCGAGCCGACCAAGACCCCCGTTGCCAAGCCCGGCGTCGGGCTCCAGTTCACAGAGCTGGTCCAGATCCAGGTCCAGCGAGGCCATCGCCTCCCGCGCCTCGTCCAGCGCGCCCAGCGCCTGCAGGTTGTGGCGCAACAGCCGGCCGATGAGATACTCCATCGAAAGGTAGTAGACGCGCTTCACGTCGCGGTCCAGGTATGTCCGCTGCGTCACAATCATCCGTGTCGCCGCGAGGTCGCGCGTCACGTGACAGAGCGCCATCAGCTTGTCGAACGGCGTCGCGGTCCGCCAATCCTTGTAGCAGGTGTACTTGATGTGCCCCAGAAACCGCTCGCGGATCTGCTGCGCGGTCACCGACGCCACGGCGTCCTGCAAATGGATCTCGTTCGATGTCATCTCGCTGCCGGTCCTGTGGAGGGGATACGGTGCCCCGTGATCTGCCTCAACGCAAGCCGGGCGCGCCGAACGCGATGCTCAGGTCCGCCAATCTGCGGGCAGGCCCCGACAGTTTACCGCGCCGGAGCGGCGGCCTCCCCTCCGCCGTCCGCAGCCCGCTCTCTCTGCATTGCCGCGCGAATCTTTTCGCTTTTTTCCACCAGCGCCGCCCATTTCACCGGATCGCGGGCCATCACCTCGAGCGTTTTCGCAGAGGCATCCACCGCCAGCACCTTGGTCCCCGCGACCACCCGCACCACATACCCCTCCACCCGGCTGCCGCGTTCCTCCCGCATCCACGCCCCGTACTCCGAGACCGACGCCGCCAGTTCTTTCGACGCCTTCTGCAGCTCGACCAGCTTCGACGGATCCAGCTCCACCGCCTCCCGCCCTTCGTCAAAGATCCAAAGCTCACCGTTCCGGTTGCTCCGCGCGATGAAGTACCACTCCAGCGTCGCCGAAGCGCGCGAACCCATCCCGCGCACCTGAATGTTCACCGCGACGGAGCGGCTGTAGTCCCGCGAATGGGTTCCCCACGTCGGCATCACCACCTGCGCACCCCTCGTCGACGAAGCCCGCGTCACCTTCAGATACGCCTGAGGTTCCTGTGCGCCGACGCGACAGACCACAACGAGTACCGTCGCAGCAACCAGGCCAAACCGCCACACCCGCCACGAGTCCGACACTTTCACCCGCCCGGCTCCTTCTTCGTTTCTCTTGGTGCCCGGGCCGCAATCATGGATCTCCCACACCCTTGGCCCACCCGAGCTTCGCGCTCGTTTCACGCTCCAATCACAGCGTTTTGTACCGGCCGGCTCGCCCTTGACGGCCGGCGACCAAGGCTCAATCATGAACTGCGTCTGCCGGATGGTGTAATGGTAGCACAGCAGACTCTGGATCTGTTTGTCTAGGTTCGAATCCTAGTCCGGCAACCACCGTTTTCCACATCCGCTCAGGTCAGTCGAAGCGGCATGATCACATAAAGGAACGCCTCATCCGCCTTCAGCACGCCGGGCGTGTCCACATCGGAAATCTCGAAGTAGACCTGGTCGGAAACCAGCGTCTTCAGAGGATCCATCAGAAAATCAGGGTTGAACGGAATCGCGAGCGGCGCGCCACTGTACTGGACAGGCACAGTTTCCTTTGCCTCGCCGATCTCTGGCGTCTCGCAGTAGACCTCCATCTGCCCGTCCGAAAACCGAAGCTGAACCGAGTTGCTGACCTCGCTGGTCACCAGCGACACGCGCCGTAGCGCGTTGAGAAACGCCTCCCGGCTAAGCGTCACGCGCACCCCGCTTTGCTTGGGCACCACCTGTCGGTAGTTCGGGAATTTTCCCTCAATGAGTGCACTGAACAGCAGAACGTTCCCGCAATCCAGCGCCATTTGCCGACCGACCGACATCAACGTCACCGGACCATCCCCCTCGAGGATGTTCACCATTTCCACCGCGGTACGCGTAGGCACAATGAGCGACGCCGACTTTCGCCCGTCGTCCACCTCCTGCTCCACCAACGCCATCCGCCGCCCGTCCGTCGCCACCGCAGTCACCCGCGACTCCGAGATCTCGATCAGCACACCGGTCAGCACCTCGCGCGACTCATCCTTCGACGTTGCATACACGGTCCGCTGCAACATCCCGCGCAGCGCACGCCGATCCAGCGTGCATGACACCGCACCGTCGAGCTTCGGCGTCAGGGGAAAATCATCCGCAGTGATCCCATTCAGTCGGAACCGAACACTCTCCGACACCAGCGTCGTCGACTGCCGCTCATCCGTCGTGATCTGAATCTCGGCGCCCGGCATCTCACGAACAATCGGCAGCAACCGTTTCGCGTCGAGCGTGGTCGCCCCCTCCTCGCTCACCACCGCCGGTACGATCGCGCGGATTGTTAGCCTCATGTCGCTGCCCGTCAGCGTGAGGGCCTGTCCCCGGCATTCCAGAAGCACGTTGGAGAGCACGGGGATCGTTGAGCGGGTCGCAATCGCGGGAAGCACTGTCTGGAGAGCGTCGAGCAGGTCGGCTTTGCTAACGGTAAATTTCATTAGCAGCGTTCTCCGGGTATGGACTCAAAACAAATGGAAGCCGTCTTCAGTATGGCCGTGAATCATAGGGCTGGCAAGCTGGAGATGTGACGGAACCCGGCGATTTCTGAGCCGAACAGCGGCGTTGACGGCCTGTGGACGGAGCTGTGAACACAGTGCGCGGGAACTTTGATGCTCCGAGGGCGCGTCGCCGGCTGCGAGAGCGTCCACAATCGAGTTGACAGCTTCTTCACTGCGGGGATGCCGGTGGACTGGGGGGCGCAGCTTCCCGGACCAGCGATCCGTGGGACTCACTGACGATCAGCAGAGAGAACCGCACGACGGCGGCGAGAGAGGGGTCCTGGCTGGAGGCATAGTCGAAGCGTCCGCGCAGATCGGTGTAGCCGTCCTTGTAAAACTTTACGCTGCCGTCGGGAAGACGCGCGTAGACCTTCACATACGCACCGGGCACCGGTGCGGTGGAGTCGGCCCGCGTCAGCAGCAGCTGGCCGTATGGCTCGATGAGGTGTAGGCGCAGCGCGTTCGCGTAGTAGGGTTGTGTTTGCCGGAGAGTGCCGGAGACCGCCTCGATCATGAGATCTAACGAGCGCATCGCCTCGGGGACCTCAACCCGGGCGGGAGTGCCGTCTTGGGGAACGCTGATGGTCAAGGAGTGCGCCGGGCGGACGTGCGCGAAGTGGCGGGTGTCCTGGGTCATGAACGGGTTCCGGGAAAAGAGCAGTTCGAGGTCCATCGGGTAGAAGTTCAATGTGACGGTTTGCAGATGGCGACCAACCACCTCAAGGACGCGGCCGTGAAGGCGTAGGTCAAGAGATGGCTGCTCCGCGGCGACCTGTTGCTGCACGAGGTCGCGGTTTTGTGGATCGGTCGCCGCTGCGGCGGGACCACCTTCAGCCTCCCGGATGTGCGCCAGCAGTGTCTGAACGCGGCTGCGCCAGCGGGGGACAGGGTAGTCCGCGTAGGGGGCGAGCGCGCGCTGGGCGTCGTCTGGGCGGCCGCGGCACAGCGCCAGCCAGGCGGTGAGATAGTCGTACTGGAGTCGCTCGGCGACGTTGGCGCGGTCGGTCTGAGCGAGGAGCCCGAGGCTTTCGGCAATGCGATCCTGCAACGCGAGGTAGTAGGTGGCGGCAAGCCGGTCCTCGTCGTTGAGGTGGGGTTTGTAGCAGAGCGTGCGGAGGAAGAGTGTGTACTGGGCGCGGAAGGCGGGGTTCTGGATGCGCGGCTCGCGACCCACAGGGTGCGCGCGCGCATTGATCAGCGGTGCATATTCGAGGTGTTGATAGCGGCCGCGTTCGACGGGGTGAACCGTGAGGAGCGGGCTCTCGAACCACAGGCCGCACTGGTCCGCGAAGGGATGGCGCGCAAGAAATTGAGCGATGCGCGCACGGTCGTTGTGCAGGATGGAGTAGGACCAAAGGGTCGCATCATAGATTCGGCGGCGCTCGAGCGCTTCAATGATGCGGCGATAGGTGTCCGCGTCGCGGAGCCGCCACGCGATATCCGCGAGGCGCACGCGGTACAGATTTTCTCGTTCTAGGAAGGCGAGAAGCTGTTCGGTGGAGCCGTTCTGGGAGATCTCGGGCCAGGAGGCCACGTCGGCGGGCGGGGGCTCGGCGACAACGCGGAAACGGAAGGGTTCCGCACGGGCCAGCACGGCGGTCTCAGTGCTGACCGTGGCCGGATAGTGGGTGAACTCACCGGGCGCGGGGAAGTAGAAGAAGTACTCGATCGTGGTGGTTTCGTAGGGGTTGAGCACGCGGGAAACTGGCTCCACGGGCAGCGGAGTGAGCGGGACCGCGCCGGCAGGCACCTGCAGGAGCACGGAAACGAACCGCCGCTGTGCACCGGGGTTGGTCAGCACGACCTTGGCGCCGTAAGGGATGCCGACAAGGAACGGCCCGGTAATGTAGTTCTCGATGCGCTCTTCGCCTTCGTAGCGCCAGGGGTTGTCGGCCCGGAAGAAGTTCTGTGCGACGAGGACCGGCGAGGGTCCGGCAGCAGGGGCGGCGGGGCGGACGTGCCGCACAAGCAAAAAGATCGGTTGTTCGCTGCGCAACAGAATGCGCTCGC from Kiritimatiellia bacterium includes these protein-coding regions:
- a CDS encoding PTS sugar transporter subunit IIA, with translation MPHRTLGIREAAEYLHVSEDEVRQLIRAGEIPCEQTGGRVVFRRAHLDGWASRRVLGLAPPRLRALEQDVRQRRAARGDAALRVTDLLGAARVEPALDARTQPSVLRELSLFAARTGLVTDAVALLSSLEAREAAGSTALAGGVAVPHPEHHREWLFAESFVLLARTRQPVPFGGPDGGLTDIFFLLALDDPSLHLPVLARVCAICHHTDLLTWLREAASAGEMLDAVRRAEEELLRAG
- a CDS encoding DMT family transporter is translated as MASDRRGVAVAAVTRDMLGFVWLACAVALFSTIEVVAKAISPVRPPLQLAFWRFLIGGLALLPAAGAMAGREARTLGGRDLVQWAGLGLIGVTLGIGLYHGAVARMPAHQAAILFSAHPVIVAVMAPAVLGERIRREQLLALGLALAGTACFLAGHGGLDRRAMGGVALMLASMTAFALYTLLSKKAMERRDPLWVAAGSFLMGAAGLLPVTWLLDGAPWRIATTRHWWAILYLALLATAAGYGAYFHGMRQLAASQAAMMFFLKPVLATLFSLVLLGERPTLWSLIGGALIVVAMAVVKPERRVAG
- a CDS encoding glycogen/starch/alpha-glucan phosphorylase, with product MTSNEIHLQDAVASVTAQQIRERFLGHIKYTCYKDWRTATPFDKLMALCHVTRDLAATRMIVTQRTYLDRDVKRVYYLSMEYLIGRLLRHNLQALGALDEAREAMASLDLDLDQLCELEPDAGLGNGGLGRLAACFLESMAALQLPGYGYGLRYEHGIFKQEFDDGWQVEKPDDWLKYGTPWEAVRPEYTVPVLLYGRVRKVPGPGGRERHVWTDWQMIEGVPHDIAVIGHGCKTANLLRLWASRASEGFRLDVFNRGEYVKAVESENWAETITKVLYPSDFVYAGKELRLIQEYFLVTCSIRDLIRRYLKNHSDWSLFPKKNAIHMNDTHPALAVVELMRYFLDETDLPWDTAWDITTKTFAYTNHTLLPEALEKWPVDLLERVLPRHLQIIYDINARVLQKVEARFPGDITKVREISLIEETQPKQVRMTNLAVVGSHSVNGVSTLHSELLKRRLLPHFVDMWPERFNNKTNGINHRRWLLSCNPELAELIRGAIGEAWIQQPEALRALEPFADDAGFREQFREVKRRNKLRLAQLIRRLCGETVDPNAMFDVQVKRLHEYKRQLLNVMHIIALFHRLKDRPDLDIVPRVFVFGAKAAPSYHIAKRIIKLINSVARMVNRDPDVAGRLKVVFLPDYRVSLAETIMPAADLSEQISTAGMEASGTGNMKLALNGALTIGTWDGANIEIAESVGVENVFIFGLRAEEIAELRDSGRYRPVEYLSRDAELARVMEAIRRNEFIPEQPDLFIELWQQLVEAGDRYFHLADFRSYVDCQGQVSALWRQPEEWTRRAVLNVARMGWFSSDRTVREYAEQIWQAVPVPIQIADANGNGL
- the dnaN gene encoding DNA polymerase III subunit beta; translation: MKFTVSKADLLDALQTVLPAIATRSTIPVLSNVLLECRGQALTLTGSDMRLTIRAIVPAVVSEEGATTLDAKRLLPIVREMPGAEIQITTDERQSTTLVSESVRFRLNGITADDFPLTPKLDGAVSCTLDRRALRGMLQRTVYATSKDESREVLTGVLIEISESRVTAVATDGRRMALVEQEVDDGRKSASLIVPTRTAVEMVNILEGDGPVTLMSVGRQMALDCGNVLLFSALIEGKFPNYRQVVPKQSGVRVTLSREAFLNALRRVSLVTSEVSNSVQLRFSDGQMEVYCETPEIGEAKETVPVQYSGAPLAIPFNPDFLMDPLKTLVSDQVYFEISDVDTPGVLKADEAFLYVIMPLRLT